A stretch of DNA from Drosophila virilis strain 15010-1051.87 chromosome 5, Dvir_AGI_RSII-ME, whole genome shotgun sequence:
aatgcaGTTGATTCCTAATACATTAAAAGAAAGATCTATACACATTTATCTTATCAAATATATTATGCAGTGCCCACCTTTGAATGCGTGACCAAAATTGTAATACCTTTGCGCGAGGGGAGAACAAtgcagttttcttttttttcttaactgCAGCTGCTTCTTACTCGAATTACCAGACAACTGCGTCACACGTCGCGCAGTCAATCTCAGTTGTTAtacaatttacacacacaaactctcaaacacacacacacacacacacacatggcatGGGCAGTTTAGTTCTTATAAAGCTGATCTGCTGTCAAACGCTAATTCAAGTTCAACCCATATCAAATAACATGCTTGTTTTTTATACTAACAATTACGACTGTTGGCCAGagccaaaaaggcaacaacagcaataacaacaccaacaacaacaacaaaagcaaagctagcaaaaaaaaaaaaaaaattattagcCACAATCGTGCCGCTGTTCGTCGTACCAAGGAAGCAGGAGGTCAGGGTGGGCAACCCAACACAGATACGAGTTCCAGTTACCAGTTTTCCTATTGACAGTcgcgaaattaaattttgtgctTATATGGCCATACGCtgagcacaacaacaataacaacaacaataacatgaataaagaatatatatgagactTACATGATTCATTCATTCAGCGATCTGTGACGATCCTTATGGCCGCTACactggcagctgcagcattccATGTGTCAATTATAAAGAATAtcttttttgatttgttttgttgtttctgtttctgcttTATTGCAGCCGGAGTACTACAAGGACGCACCACATTTTCGACGCATCGGCGAGGGGCCGGAGTATCGCCTGGAGATACCCAGCGCCAAATTGGACTTTACCGGCACCTACTCAGTTATAGCCAGCAACTGCCATGGCGAGGCCAAGGCTGTAATATCCCTGCAAATTTACGCCAAAGGTGAGTCGCATTATGCTTTATATCTATTGACTAGttgtagctgtgtgtgtttattgtcCGATTGACGTTCACAATGCTTGTGGATAAATGCTGACGAGACGCGGATAGACTACATCTTTCCAAAATTCATCGGCCATGCCCAGCAGGCTGGCGACAAACTCGGGATCGGCTTGCACCCAAACGTAGTGAAGAGCGCCGTTCGTTTCGAATGTGGGACTGAGCACACAGTAGAGCGCCTTCTTTACGTTGGCCAGAAACATTTGTGTCTGTATCTGGGCCATATACTTGGGCGCAATGGATTCGCGTGCCTCGAGATATTTCTCAAAGTCCTCCTCAGTCTTTGGTGATTTGATTTCGACGATGTGATCATCCGTAATACCATCTGGGGCACCACACAAATAGGGATAGTTTTCGTGGAGCAACAGACCACATTCCAGATACTCCTTGTTTTCCAGTTTTTCGGTCTGTTTCAGTATGAAACGTTTGTGCTGTTTCTGCTGCACACGATCCTCAATGTCTTCGTCGCGTCCCTTGCAAAAGAGCATATTAAAGATTTGTTCGTCCTCCTCCTGCGTTTTGCGTGTGGCAATCATGTGCATCATCGAGCAGCGTATGCGCATATACTGCGCCTCTATCCACAGCTTTGACTTGTACTGCCTTTTGGTCACCTCGCTGAGACTTTCGAAGAGACCGCTCTGCGCCTGCAGCTCCAAGTGCTGCAGAAAACTGTGCACATCGTATATGTTATATTCCGCTGCTTTCAACAGCATATGGTGTATCAGTATGGACTCGAATTCATCGGTGGTTTCCACGCATTGACGGTACAGCGCCGAATCACGTCCACAAATGGCAAGCTCCTCCAGCACAGATGTCAGAAATGCACGTTCGTCGCCCTCGCTGGGGCTCGACGCCTCATCATCCACCTCGGTGTGTAACTCTCGCAGGGGCACCATATCCTTTATGCGTACTGCCCTTGTGGGCTCCGGTTGAACAAGCGCCTCCAGCTCATTGCCCCAGAATTCCAACAGAGCTGTGGGCTTTTTATCTGTGCTCTTGTTGTGCAGCCAAAATACAAAGGCAACGACATGCGGACACACAGCTATAATTGATGTAAATTataatcaattttcaataagtGCGAGTTGCCTACTTACCTACTCCGGAGCACAGGCTGCACTGGCCATCTGTAAGGGAATTTTCATGGTCCAGTACCTTGATGGCCACATTGGCATGTGTTTCCGTATTGGCAAAGTCTGCGGCGGAGAAGACCAGAGCTTTTAATTCGCATAGCTCGCCCTGCCGGCGAAGGTGCACATAGTCTATTAGCAAATCGTTGCTCTCCGAGGATCTATAAAAACAAGAATATTAGCGGTTTTTCATATACATCAATGAAGtttataagtgtgtgtgtatgagtgtgcgtgtgtttaaAAAGGCGGCACTTACATTTTGTTGTCTGTGGCTGTTGCGAAAAAGTTAAAGACCATGCCGCTGGTGAGCGTGGGTAAGCTGTGTATGTCTGCTTTACGGAAGCCAGGCTCCAAGTCCATGGGCACAATGATTAAGCCACGCATTTGTATTAATTACATAAAGTTGCTTTTATAACAAGAAAAATAACACAAGCACGACGCTGAAATTGACCGACACAAACAACAGGCTGCTAAAATGAGTTGCTATAAATAGCCAAAACCAGGGCTGCAGCATATTACCAAAAGCAGCGCTCGCTCACCACGTTCAGTGCTGCTCAACTGTTGTGTAACGCTGGAGTCGCTATAAATAGCTGCAACCGGGGCTGCAGTATATTATCAAAATTACCGCTCACTTACCGCACTCAGCGTTGTTCAACTGTTGTGTAGCgctacatttaaattggtaaAATCGGCGCCaaaatgttatattatttaattttgcagATATACTTAAAGAAAATCGCATGGACAAGGTTCACACGAGACATGGGTGAGTGTTGTCTGTTTAATAAATACcgtatatgttttatttaaatgtcatatttatttattttagcaaTATTGAAACGCTGCCGCGCTTCATACGCAACCTACGCAATCTGCGCTGTTGCGATGGAGACGCCATATCGCTGGAGTGTCATGTGGAGGCAATGCCGGAGCCCTATATAATATGGGAAAAGGATGGCCACGTTTTGCCCAGCGACAGAGACTACATAATGTCATATGACGGCATGAAGGCCACGTTGAGCATACCACGAGTCTATGCCGAGGACGAGGGCGAATATACGTGTGTGGCCAAGAATTCAGTAGGCCGCACCCTTTCGTCCGCCTGCATTATTGTGGATGTGCCTGAGGAGAAGGAGAACATGCTTAGCCGCCAATTGGCACGGCCAAGTGCTTTGCTATCGGCCCACTCCACGCCACGTTCCACACCGCGCTCAACGCCCAATCGTAGCTTTTCACCCATGAGACTTTCCtaccgcaacagcagcattgATCTGCACACGGGCTCGGTGGAGCGCCGGCGCAGCGATGCACGTTGCATATCAGCGCCCAAATTCCTAGCCATTCCCTACAATCGTGTCGTAGAGGAGGGCGACAGCGTTCGCTTCCAATGCGCCATTGCTGGTCATCCCACGCCTTGGGCCACCTGGGACAAGGATGGCCTGATTGTCACGCCTACCACACGAATTGCTGTCAAGGAAGTCGATGATTTGCGCTTCATTGAGATCGATGAGGTTGGCTTTGATGATGCCGGCCTGTATCGCATCACGCTCGAGAATGACTTTGGGCGCATAGAAGCCACCGCTCGCCTGGACGTTATAAGCAGCTCACGCTACTCCAAATCGCCCTCGACACGTAGCGTGCGCGCCTCCTCCTCGCGACGCAATGCCTATCTCTATCGGCGCATCATGGGCCCATCCACAGGTACGCAAAtgacatcagcagcaacaattgcatttattCAAATCTTGTGTATACTCTAGCTATTGGCGGTCGCATGGCGCTGGCGAGTGGCTTTCGTGGCTCGTCCGTGCCCTCGGTGAGATTCTATCACAACAACGTTGAGCTGGTGCAGTCGGATCGGGTGCACATTGTGCTGCAGGAGGATGAGGCTATGCTGTTTGTTGACAATGTAACATTAGATGACGAGGGCGTCTACACCTGCATAATAAGCGGCGATCATGATCCTCTGATTAGCTCCATCGATGTCAAATTCCATGGATCAAGTACTGAAATTCAACATCGCCCCGCTGCCATTGCTGAGCCGCTGCCCGAGCTTACCAAA
This window harbors:
- the LOC6626651 gene encoding uncharacterized protein yields the protein MRGLIIVPMDLEPGFRKADIHSLPTLTSGMVFNFFATATDNKISSESNDLLIDYVHLRRQGELCELKALVFSAADFANTETHANVAIKVLDHENSLTDGQCSLCSGVAVCPHVVAFVFWLHNKSTDKKPTALLEFWGNELEALVQPEPTRAVRIKDMVPLRELHTEVDDEASSPSEGDERAFLTSVLEELAICGRDSALYRQCVETTDEFESILIHHMLLKAAEYNIYDVHSFLQHLELQAQSGLFESLSEVTKRQYKSKLWIEAQYMRIRCSMMHMIATRKTQEEDEQIFNMLFCKGRDEDIEDRVQQKQHKRFILKQTEKLENKEYLECGLLLHENYPYLCGAPDGITDDHIVEIKSPKTEEDFEKYLEARESIAPKYMAQIQTQMFLANVKKALYCVLSPTFETNGALHYVWVQADPEFVASLLGMADEFWKDVVYPRLVSIYPQAL